From a single Adhaeribacter swui genomic region:
- the pyrR gene encoding bifunctional pyr operon transcriptional regulator/uracil phosphoribosyltransferase PyrR, with protein MQKRLIVSNQLLEIMLERLAQQLIENHHDFSNSVILGLQPRGVFVAERLQQTLQRIIGKPVRTGRLDITFHRDDFRRRESPLTANATQIDFIIENQQVILVDDVLYTGRSVRAALDAMIAYGRPQKVELLVLIDRRYSRDLPIEATYVGQSVNSLSSQRVLVEWRSAETTEDNIWLITKTEEK; from the coding sequence ATGCAGAAAAGATTAATCGTTAGTAATCAGTTGCTCGAAATTATGCTGGAACGCCTGGCGCAGCAATTGATCGAAAACCATCATGATTTTTCGAATTCAGTTATCCTGGGTTTGCAGCCCCGGGGCGTATTTGTGGCAGAGCGCCTGCAACAAACCTTGCAACGCATTATTGGCAAACCCGTTCGTACTGGTCGCCTGGATATCACCTTTCACCGCGATGATTTCCGCCGCCGCGAAAGTCCGCTCACGGCCAACGCTACCCAAATTGATTTTATTATTGAAAACCAGCAAGTTATTCTGGTAGACGATGTGTTGTATACCGGCCGCTCGGTGCGCGCCGCCCTCGATGCTATGATTGCTTATGGCCGGCCGCAGAAAGTAGAACTGCTGGTACTCATCGACCGGCGCTACAGTCGCGATTTACCCATCGAGGCCACCTACGTAGGGCAATCTGTAAACTCCTTATCATCGCAAAGGGTACTGGTGGAGTGGCGTTCTGCCGAAACAACCGAAGATAACATTTGGCTCATTACCAAAACCGAAGAAAAGTAA
- a CDS encoding shikimate kinase yields MTDNRIYLVGMPGSGKTTLGRQLATHLQLPFIDLDHYIERKEGKSVRKIFEKTGESWFRKTEALALRQATEEYDQAIIATGGGTPCFEGNMDYINRHGISVYIEVPITEILSRMKAEGIAVRPLLAGKTDAQLHQFFSETLSHRKQFYTKATITYASLNPSAHELCQLIDQWLVKK; encoded by the coding sequence GTGACGGATAATCGTATTTATTTGGTTGGCATGCCGGGTTCGGGCAAAACCACACTGGGCCGCCAACTGGCTACGCACCTGCAGTTGCCTTTTATTGACCTCGATCATTACATCGAGCGGAAAGAAGGAAAAAGTGTGCGGAAAATTTTTGAAAAAACCGGGGAATCGTGGTTTCGGAAAACCGAAGCCCTGGCGCTGCGGCAAGCTACCGAAGAATACGACCAGGCCATTATTGCTACCGGGGGCGGCACGCCGTGCTTCGAAGGCAATATGGATTACATTAACCGGCATGGCATTAGCGTGTACATTGAAGTACCCATTACCGAAATATTATCCCGGATGAAAGCCGAAGGAATTGCGGTACGTCCGTTGTTGGCGGGCAAGACCGATGCGCAGCTACATCAGTTTTTTTCTGAAACATTAAGCCATCGTAAACAGTTTTATACGAAAGCTACCATTACCTATGCCAGTTTAAATCCCAGCGCCCACGAATTATGCCAGTTAATAGACCAATGGCTGGTTAAAAAATAA
- a CDS encoding DUF1599 domain-containing protein translates to MINQTLSEYKRVIRACHEIFIKKTVDYGTAWRILRLPSITDQIFIKAQRIRSIQEKGVQKIAEDITSEFVGIINYCVIALMQMDLAGETQLEIPAPQVAESYNAHINKNIELLLAKNHDYGEAWRDMRVSSITDIILMKLYRTKQIEDNQGHTLISEGVEANYRDMINYAVFALIKLDFAADESN, encoded by the coding sequence TTGATTAATCAAACGCTGTCGGAATATAAACGGGTAATACGGGCCTGCCACGAAATATTTATTAAAAAAACTGTTGACTACGGTACGGCTTGGCGCATTTTGCGCTTGCCTTCTATTACCGACCAGATTTTCATCAAAGCCCAGCGCATCCGTTCCATCCAGGAAAAAGGCGTGCAGAAAATTGCCGAAGATATTACCTCGGAGTTTGTGGGCATTATTAACTACTGCGTAATTGCTTTAATGCAAATGGACTTAGCCGGCGAAACACAACTGGAAATTCCGGCCCCGCAGGTAGCTGAATCGTATAATGCGCACATCAATAAAAACATTGAACTGCTCCTGGCTAAAAACCACGATTACGGCGAAGCCTGGCGCGATATGCGGGTGTCGTCGATTACCGATATTATTCTGATGAAGCTGTACCGCACCAAACAAATAGAAGATAACCAAGGCCACACCTTAATTTCGGAAGGGGTAGAAGCCAATTACCGCGACATGATTAACTATGCCGTTTTTGCACTTATTAAACTAGATTTTGCTGCCGATGAAAGTAATTAG
- a CDS encoding aspartate carbamoyltransferase catalytic subunit, with product MQALSVRHLLGIKNITPADIQLIFETADNFKEVLNRPIKKVPSLRDITIANVFFENSTRTRLSFELAQKRLSADIVNFSASGSSVKKGETLLDTVNNILAMKVDMIVMRHASAGAPHFLSKHIKANIVNAGDGTHEHPTQALLDAFSIRERLGDVAGKKVAIIGDILHSRVALSNIFALQKLGAEVMVCGPVTLLPRYISALGVKVELNVRKALEWCDVANVLRIQLERQQMKYFPSLREYTLYYGINKKLLDSLDKEIVIMHPGPINRGVELSSDAADSKQAIILNQVENGVAIRMAVLYLLASQV from the coding sequence ATGCAAGCACTCAGCGTTAGGCATCTTTTAGGAATTAAAAACATTACCCCCGCCGATATTCAATTGATTTTTGAAACGGCGGATAATTTTAAAGAAGTTCTTAACCGCCCTATTAAAAAAGTACCTTCGCTCCGCGATATTACCATTGCTAACGTTTTTTTTGAAAATTCTACCCGCACCCGGCTGTCGTTTGAGCTGGCCCAAAAACGCTTATCTGCCGACATCGTTAATTTTTCGGCGAGCGGCAGTTCGGTAAAAAAAGGCGAAACCTTGCTGGATACGGTCAACAACATTCTGGCTATGAAGGTGGATATGATTGTGATGCGCCACGCTAGCGCCGGCGCCCCGCATTTTTTATCCAAACACATAAAAGCCAATATTGTAAATGCTGGCGACGGTACCCACGAGCATCCTACGCAAGCTTTACTCGACGCCTTCTCTATCCGGGAGCGTTTAGGCGATGTGGCCGGAAAAAAAGTAGCTATTATCGGCGACATTCTGCATTCGCGGGTAGCGCTTTCCAATATTTTTGCTTTACAAAAGTTAGGCGCCGAAGTAATGGTATGCGGTCCGGTTACTTTATTGCCCCGCTACATCAGCGCTTTAGGCGTAAAAGTAGAATTAAACGTGCGTAAAGCCTTGGAGTGGTGCGATGTAGCCAACGTATTGCGCATTCAACTGGAGCGGCAGCAAATGAAATATTTTCCTTCGTTGCGCGAATACACCTTGTACTACGGCATTAACAAAAAACTGCTCGATAGCCTGGATAAAGAAATTGTAATTATGCACCCAGGGCCCATTAACCGGGGCGTAGAACTAAGCAGCGATGCTGCTGATTCCAAGCAAGCTATCATTCTTAACCAAGTAGAAAATGGCGTTGCTATCCGGATGGCGGTTCTGTATTTATTGGCTTCGCAGGTTTAA
- the polX gene encoding DNA polymerase/3'-5' exonuclease PolX, which translates to MKNKDIIRSFRLAVSLLELHDENPFKIRTYSNAVANLERLEVPLASLKVAELEHLEGIGKSIASKIFELNQTGSFPELDALLAATPPGVVNMLQIKGIGPKKIRAIWKELGVETTEDLLQACENNQIAALKGFGAKTQETIKNALLYSESSKGKVHYATVEKYTEELVTFLKNNLNTDLVAAAGEVRRRLEIIQTMQFVVGTDQPLQIPALLAQRPELQPDLEKSGPFTWRGHETQTGVQVEIKTVVPASFYNNLFIYSGAPAHLNATYNDSASLLQLANQQVFTSEQEIYEKAGLAYIEPEMREGTQEIELARENRLPVLITDDDLQGILHNHTTYSDGANTLATMATYCRDHGYQYVGICDHSKAAFYANGLIEHRVKEQHREIDSLNRELAPFKIFKGIEADILADGSLDYNDEVLSSFDFVVASIHSNLKMEEKKATERLLGAIQNPFTTILGHPTGRLLLQREGYPIDYKTVIDACAFYKVIIEINANPWRLDLDWRWVEYALSQGVLLSINPDAHSTAGYHDMHYGVQVARKGGLTKEMTFNAWPLEKVSKYFEERRIKALAAIK; encoded by the coding sequence TTGAAAAATAAAGATATCATCCGGAGCTTCCGTTTAGCGGTTTCGTTGCTGGAGCTACACGACGAAAACCCTTTTAAAATTCGCACCTACAGCAATGCCGTGGCTAACCTGGAACGGTTAGAAGTGCCGCTGGCAAGTTTAAAAGTGGCCGAACTGGAACATCTGGAAGGTATCGGCAAATCCATTGCGAGTAAAATTTTTGAATTAAACCAAACTGGTAGTTTTCCGGAACTGGATGCTTTGCTGGCCGCAACCCCGCCCGGTGTGGTAAACATGCTGCAGATTAAAGGCATTGGCCCCAAGAAAATACGCGCCATCTGGAAAGAACTGGGCGTAGAAACTACCGAAGATTTGCTGCAAGCCTGCGAAAACAACCAGATTGCCGCCCTTAAAGGTTTCGGGGCCAAAACCCAGGAAACTATCAAAAACGCTTTACTTTATTCCGAGTCGAGCAAGGGTAAAGTACACTACGCTACCGTAGAAAAATACACCGAAGAACTAGTTACTTTTTTAAAAAATAACTTAAATACCGACCTGGTAGCGGCAGCCGGCGAAGTGCGGCGGCGGCTGGAAATCATACAAACCATGCAATTTGTAGTAGGCACCGATCAGCCCTTGCAAATACCCGCATTGTTAGCACAACGCCCGGAGTTACAACCCGACCTAGAGAAATCCGGCCCCTTTACTTGGCGCGGCCACGAAACGCAAACCGGCGTGCAGGTAGAAATAAAAACGGTGGTGCCGGCCTCGTTTTACAATAATTTATTTATTTATTCCGGCGCTCCCGCTCACTTAAACGCTACTTACAACGATTCGGCTAGTTTACTGCAATTAGCAAATCAGCAAGTATTTACTTCGGAACAGGAAATTTACGAAAAAGCCGGCTTGGCATACATTGAGCCCGAAATGCGCGAAGGCACCCAGGAAATTGAACTGGCCCGCGAAAACCGGCTGCCCGTTTTAATTACCGACGATGACTTACAAGGCATTTTGCACAACCACACCACGTACAGCGATGGCGCCAATACCTTAGCCACCATGGCCACTTATTGCCGCGACCATGGTTACCAGTACGTAGGCATCTGCGACCATTCCAAAGCGGCATTTTACGCCAATGGCCTGATAGAGCACCGGGTAAAAGAACAACACCGCGAAATAGATTCTTTAAACCGCGAATTAGCGCCATTTAAAATTTTTAAAGGCATTGAAGCCGACATTCTGGCCGATGGCTCCCTGGACTACAACGACGAGGTGCTGAGTAGTTTTGATTTCGTGGTTGCCTCGATTCATAGTAATTTAAAAATGGAAGAGAAAAAGGCTACTGAGCGTTTGCTGGGTGCTATTCAAAATCCGTTTACAACTATTTTGGGCCACCCTACCGGCCGATTGCTTCTGCAACGCGAAGGATATCCCATCGACTACAAAACCGTGATTGATGCCTGCGCTTTTTACAAGGTAATTATTGAAATAAATGCCAACCCGTGGCGCTTGGATTTAGATTGGCGCTGGGTAGAATACGCCTTAAGCCAGGGCGTTTTGCTAAGCATTAACCCGGATGCCCATAGCACCGCCGGTTACCACGACATGCATTACGGCGTGCAGGTAGCCCGCAAAGGGGGCCTTACCAAAGAAATGACTTTTAATGCCTGGCCTTTAGAAAAAGTAAGTAAGTATTTTGAAGAGCGCCGGATAAAAGCGCTTGCGGCAATTAAATGA
- a CDS encoding glycosyltransferase family 9 protein, translating to MKKILVLRFSSIGDIVLTTPVVRALKQQLPAAQIHYATKYNFRSIVESNPYIDRVHYLRDNLNDFIKELQAEQFDYIVDLHRNLRTSVIKFKLGVPNKSFHKLNLKKWLLVRFKVNKLPDVHIVDRYLAAAADLGVVNDGQGLDYFIPVQDEVALSSLPATHQNGYYAFAIGAQHYTKRLPTERIIELCAKINAPIILLGGKEDQPVAAEITNYFQNQPISNEQQTTIYNACGQYNLNQSASLVKQAIAVFSHDTGLMHIAAAFKKKIYSIWGNTVPEFGMYPYKTEFEVWERPNLYCRPCSKIGYRKCPQGHFKCMREINFDLQLP from the coding sequence ATGAAGAAAATACTAGTTCTGCGGTTTTCTTCTATCGGCGATATTGTGCTTACTACACCGGTAGTGCGCGCCTTAAAGCAGCAATTGCCCGCGGCTCAAATCCACTATGCTACCAAGTACAACTTCCGGAGTATAGTAGAATCGAATCCCTACATCGACCGGGTGCATTATTTGCGCGATAACCTGAACGACTTTATTAAAGAACTGCAAGCCGAGCAATTTGATTACATCGTGGACCTGCACCGCAACCTGCGCACCAGCGTTATTAAATTTAAATTGGGCGTACCCAACAAAAGCTTCCATAAATTAAATTTAAAAAAATGGCTCTTGGTACGCTTTAAAGTAAATAAACTGCCGGACGTACACATTGTAGACCGATATTTGGCCGCTGCCGCTGATTTAGGTGTAGTTAATGACGGCCAGGGACTCGATTATTTTATTCCGGTGCAAGATGAAGTAGCGTTAAGCAGTTTACCAGCCACGCACCAAAACGGCTATTACGCGTTTGCCATTGGGGCGCAACATTACACCAAAAGGCTGCCCACCGAACGCATCATCGAACTTTGCGCGAAAATAAATGCGCCCATTATTTTGTTAGGCGGCAAAGAAGACCAACCCGTAGCCGCCGAAATCACCAACTACTTCCAAAACCAACCAATCAGTAACGAGCAACAAACAACCATTTACAACGCCTGCGGCCAGTATAACTTAAATCAATCGGCGTCGCTGGTAAAGCAGGCTATTGCGGTTTTTAGCCACGATACAGGTTTAATGCACATTGCGGCGGCTTTTAAAAAGAAGATTTACTCGATTTGGGGCAATACGGTGCCGGAGTTTGGCATGTACCCCTATAAAACAGAGTTTGAAGTATGGGAACGGCCCAACCTGTATTGCCGGCCTTGCTCTAAAATTGGTTATCGTAAATGTCCGCAGGGACATTTTAAATGTATGCGCGAAATTAATTTCGACTTGCAACTGCCTTAA
- a CDS encoding BT_3928 family protein, whose protein sequence is MKVISKLSWLFVGGLFIFSGLIKINDPVGTAIKLEEYFEVFATDFASFFLIFKPYALYLSILLSALEIILGVALLLRWRLRQILVSLLVLMVFFTFLTFYSAYFNKVTDCGCFGDAIKLTPWQSFSKDIILLILIFILLATRRYLPETKAKIAGVLVAVTALISFGIGIYAYNHEPFVDFRAYKVGNNIPALMKPSAPLRYKYIMAKNGEEKEFTNYPTDSTWKFKKMVPLNPQDGPKITDFNIWNDEGDFTQEVFNGNKLVILVQDVSKADQKVFTQINQLVAAAEKSSKNIKPVVITASSSQDYDVFRHETNLSAPYYFGDATVLKTMMRSNPGIMLFKNGQVVGKWHYNDTPDINTVEQLL, encoded by the coding sequence ATGAAAGTAATTAGCAAGTTAAGCTGGCTTTTTGTGGGCGGGCTATTCATTTTTTCGGGGTTAATTAAAATTAACGACCCGGTAGGTACCGCTATTAAGCTCGAAGAATATTTTGAAGTTTTCGCCACCGATTTTGCCTCGTTTTTTTTAATTTTTAAACCGTACGCGCTCTACTTATCTATTCTGCTGAGCGCTTTGGAGATAATTTTGGGCGTAGCCTTGCTGCTGCGCTGGCGCTTGCGGCAAATTCTGGTAAGCTTACTCGTGCTGATGGTTTTCTTTACCTTCCTGACGTTTTATTCGGCGTATTTTAACAAAGTAACCGACTGCGGCTGTTTCGGCGATGCCATTAAATTAACGCCCTGGCAGTCGTTCTCGAAGGATATTATTCTGCTCATTTTAATCTTTATTTTGCTGGCTACCCGCCGGTATTTACCCGAAACCAAAGCCAAGATTGCCGGAGTACTTGTGGCCGTTACGGCACTCATTTCGTTTGGTATTGGCATTTACGCGTACAACCACGAGCCCTTTGTTGATTTTCGGGCGTACAAAGTAGGCAACAACATTCCGGCTTTGATGAAACCATCGGCTCCGCTGCGCTACAAATACATTATGGCAAAAAACGGCGAAGAAAAAGAATTTACCAATTATCCTACCGACTCGACCTGGAAATTTAAAAAAATGGTGCCGCTTAACCCCCAGGATGGCCCTAAAATCACGGACTTCAACATCTGGAACGACGAAGGCGATTTTACCCAGGAAGTATTTAACGGCAATAAGTTAGTTATTCTGGTGCAAGACGTTAGTAAAGCCGATCAAAAGGTATTTACGCAAATAAACCAATTAGTCGCGGCAGCCGAGAAATCAAGCAAAAACATTAAACCCGTAGTGATTACGGCCAGCAGTAGCCAGGATTACGACGTCTTCCGGCACGAAACCAATTTAAGTGCCCCGTATTACTTCGGCGATGCTACCGTTTTAAAAACCATGATGCGTTCTAATCCTGGAATCATGCTTTTTAAAAACGGACAAGTAGTAGGAAAGTGGCATTACAACGATACGCCGGATATTAACACCGTAGAGCAGCTTTTATGA
- a CDS encoding UBP-type zinc finger domain-containing protein: MKTKLCSHLQALDEIKPADKNYCEECVKTNSTWVHLRVCQTCGKVHCCDDSPNQHASKHYRATEHPVISSGEPGERWLWCFPDEQFAAY, translated from the coding sequence ATGAAAACCAAACTTTGCTCCCACCTGCAAGCCCTGGACGAGATAAAACCGGCTGATAAGAATTATTGCGAAGAATGCGTGAAAACCAACTCCACCTGGGTGCATTTACGGGTTTGCCAAACCTGCGGCAAAGTGCATTGCTGCGACGACTCGCCCAACCAACACGCGTCTAAACATTACCGGGCCACCGAACATCCGGTTATCAGCTCCGGGGAGCCCGGCGAACGCTGGCTTTGGTGTTTTCCCGACGAGCAATTTGCGGCTTATTAA
- the cdaA gene encoding diadenylate cyclase CdaA has protein sequence MIPLFTIGFLEINWLDIADILLVTVLLYQLYKVLTGSVALKIFVGLLSVYLLYLVVKAAGMELLTIILGQFMGVGVLAMIILFQQEIRRFLMMIGKSSPLNKDNFFLGFPWRKTESENRINLTPFIEAAKSLAGKNTGALIVFARSSELKFYADSGDLIDAVVSKRLILSIFNKTSPLHDGAVIIANNRIKAARCILPVTENNDVPASMGLRHRAAIGLSEVTDSVVLVVSEETGQISLVRNGEVYRNLAAADLRSKLNHFLFDIEPKSTAAPAGEKSVPVA, from the coding sequence TTGATACCGTTATTTACCATCGGATTTTTGGAAATAAACTGGCTCGATATTGCTGATATCTTGCTGGTAACGGTATTGCTGTATCAATTATACAAGGTGCTTACCGGCAGCGTAGCCTTAAAAATATTTGTGGGCTTGCTTTCAGTTTATTTGTTGTACCTGGTGGTAAAAGCCGCCGGCATGGAGTTGCTGACCATTATTCTGGGGCAGTTTATGGGCGTAGGGGTGCTGGCCATGATTATTCTGTTTCAGCAGGAAATCCGGCGTTTCCTGATGATGATTGGCAAAAGCTCACCGCTGAATAAAGATAATTTTTTCCTGGGCTTTCCGTGGCGTAAAACTGAAAGTGAAAATCGCATCAATCTTACCCCTTTTATCGAAGCGGCCAAATCGTTGGCGGGTAAAAATACCGGTGCTTTAATTGTATTTGCCCGCAGTTCTGAGCTTAAATTTTACGCCGACTCCGGCGACTTGATTGATGCCGTGGTATCGAAACGGCTAATACTTTCTATTTTTAATAAAACCAGTCCGCTGCACGATGGGGCCGTTATTATAGCTAATAACCGTATTAAAGCAGCCCGCTGCATTTTACCCGTAACCGAAAACAACGACGTGCCGGCTTCCATGGGTTTGCGGCACCGGGCCGCCATTGGCCTAAGCGAAGTAACCGACAGCGTGGTACTGGTGGTATCGGAAGAAACCGGGCAAATTTCGTTGGTGCGTAATGGCGAGGTGTACCGCAACCTGGCCGCAGCCGATTTACGCTCTAAACTCAACCACTTCCTCTTCGACATCGAGCCTAAATCTACGGCCGCTCCTGCCGGCGAAAAATCGGTACCGGTGGCGTAG
- a CDS encoding sterol desaturase family protein: MKPNHKGTAQIFKNPVLEKFTRTHIAVPIAIFIVIAAGLIYYGLMHGFITVLSALGLFFVGWFMFTFVEYMAHRHLFHMDTDTEMKKNIQYTFHGNHHDYPKDKSRLAMPPIVSLFLASFFFFVFKLIFGSAVFGILSGFLFGYAIYLFVHYAVHAYAPPKNFLKILWIHHSIHHYKHDDKAYGVSSPLWDWILGTMPPEKSK; this comes from the coding sequence ATGAAACCAAATCATAAAGGCACGGCACAAATTTTTAAAAATCCTGTTCTGGAGAAATTTACCCGTACGCATATTGCTGTACCCATTGCTATTTTTATAGTTATTGCCGCCGGCTTAATTTATTACGGATTAATGCACGGCTTTATTACGGTATTATCGGCTTTAGGGCTTTTCTTTGTGGGTTGGTTTATGTTCACGTTCGTGGAGTATATGGCACACCGGCACTTGTTTCACATGGATACCGATACCGAAATGAAGAAAAACATCCAGTATACCTTCCATGGCAATCACCATGATTATCCGAAAGATAAGTCGCGATTGGCTATGCCGCCCATCGTGAGTTTATTTCTGGCTTCGTTTTTCTTTTTTGTGTTCAAACTAATTTTTGGCTCAGCGGTGTTTGGTATTTTGTCCGGATTTTTGTTTGGTTATGCCATTTACTTGTTTGTGCATTACGCGGTACATGCCTACGCGCCACCCAAGAATTTTTTAAAAATCCTATGGATTCACCACAGCATTCACCACTACAAACACGACGATAAAGCGTACGGCGTATCGTCGCCATTGTGGGATTGGATTTTGGGTACCATGCCTCCCGAGAAATCGAAATAA
- a CDS encoding EVE domain-containing protein gives MQYWLVKSEPEAYSWADLVKDGKTSWTGVRNYQARNNITQMKTGDLVLFYHSVSEKAVVGVAQVDREAYQDPTTDDARWQTVDLVPSQDFKKPVTLDQIKKDERLENIALLRQSRLSVMPLKPEEYDIILSLGN, from the coding sequence ATGCAGTACTGGCTCGTAAAATCAGAACCGGAGGCTTATTCCTGGGCCGATTTAGTAAAAGATGGTAAAACTTCCTGGACTGGCGTGCGCAACTACCAGGCCCGTAACAATATAACGCAAATGAAAACCGGCGACCTGGTTTTGTTTTACCATAGCGTATCCGAAAAAGCCGTGGTGGGGGTAGCCCAGGTAGACCGCGAAGCTTACCAAGACCCCACTACCGACGATGCCCGCTGGCAAACCGTAGACCTGGTGCCCAGCCAGGATTTTAAAAAACCGGTAACTCTGGATCAAATTAAAAAAGACGAACGGCTCGAAAACATTGCTTTGCTGCGCCAATCACGCTTATCGGTAATGCCCCTTAAACCCGAAGAATACGATATAATTCTAAGCTTGGGTAATTAA
- a CDS encoding ABC transporter permease, whose amino-acid sequence MLRFVGQRLLHGLLIMVGVVVTVFFLFNVLPGDPVSMLAGQRNDIATREAIISDLGLDKPLPAQLLYYLNDVSPVSIHPDTPDNQQKYHYQRLFTLNNKAIVLKAPYLRRSFQSNKPVTAILLDHLVGTLWLAGAAMLLATVLGIFLGMVAALKPHSFLDHALVTTSVLGISVPSFVAAIVIAMTFGFYWSSFTGLSLTGQLYEIDAFTGRHLVWQNLILPAFALGIRPLAVIMQLTRASMIEVLSQDFIRTARAKGLSYRRVIWQHAFKNALNPVITAVSGWLASLMAGAFFIEYIFNWKGLGSVTLHAVENLDFPVVIGATLLVAFLFVLINILVDLLYAFVDPRVKL is encoded by the coding sequence TTGCTGCGCTTCGTGGGGCAAAGACTGTTACACGGCCTGCTGATTATGGTGGGCGTAGTAGTAACAGTCTTTTTTTTGTTTAACGTTTTGCCCGGCGACCCAGTATCTATGTTGGCCGGGCAGCGCAACGACATTGCCACCCGCGAAGCCATTATCTCGGATTTAGGTTTAGATAAACCTTTACCGGCGCAATTACTCTATTACCTCAACGATGTTTCGCCGGTTTCTATCCACCCGGATACACCGGATAACCAGCAGAAATACCACTACCAACGCTTATTTACCCTAAACAACAAAGCAATAGTGCTTAAAGCGCCATATCTGCGGCGTTCGTTCCAAAGTAATAAACCGGTTACCGCTATTTTGCTGGACCATTTGGTGGGTACTTTGTGGCTGGCCGGAGCCGCTATGTTGCTGGCAACCGTGCTAGGTATTTTCCTGGGCATGGTAGCGGCACTTAAACCACATAGTTTTCTGGATCATGCCTTGGTAACCACTTCGGTGCTGGGTATTTCGGTGCCCTCATTTGTGGCGGCTATTGTTATTGCCATGACGTTCGGTTTTTACTGGAGCAGTTTTACCGGATTGAGTTTAACCGGCCAACTCTACGAAATAGATGCTTTTACCGGAAGGCACCTGGTGTGGCAAAATTTAATTTTACCCGCTTTTGCTTTAGGCATTCGGCCCTTGGCGGTAATTATGCAGCTTACCCGCGCTTCCATGATCGAAGTTTTGTCGCAGGATTTCATCCGGACGGCACGAGCCAAAGGTTTATCGTACCGGCGGGTAATCTGGCAGCATGCCTTTAAAAATGCTTTAAATCCGGTTATTACGGCCGTATCGGGTTGGTTGGCTTCGCTCATGGCGGGTGCTTTTTTTATTGAGTATATTTTTAACTGGAAAGGCTTGGGTTCCGTAACCTTGCACGCCGTCGAGAACTTGGATTTTCCGGTAGTAATTGGGGCTACTTTGCTCGTTGCCTTTTTATTTGTGCTGATTAATATTCTGGTGGATTTGCTGTATGCTTTTGTCGATCCACGGGTTAAGTTGTAG
- the folP gene encoding dihydropteroate synthase: MKAKDTFFYKKSTLNCHGKILSLATPVVMGILNVTPDSFYEGSRYTTLEQIVAQAEKMLADGATILDIGGYSSRPGATDISAEEEKARVIPAIEAIRKAFPGTILSIDTFRAEVAEASVQAGASIINDISGGTLDENMFAKAAELKVPYILMHMRGTPQTMKQLTHYDNLIVELVTYFEQKIAQLRAAGVVDIIIDPGFGFAKNTEQNFALLRSLADLDLLELPVLVGLSRKSMTYKTLGIEASEALPGTIALNTIALLQGASILRVHDVKEAVQTIKLISKVAG, from the coding sequence TTGAAGGCGAAAGATACGTTTTTTTACAAAAAGAGTACACTCAACTGCCACGGAAAAATCCTCTCGCTGGCTACCCCCGTAGTAATGGGGATTTTAAACGTAACCCCCGATTCTTTTTACGAGGGCAGCCGCTACACTACCCTGGAACAGATAGTAGCGCAAGCCGAAAAAATGTTGGCTGATGGGGCAACCATTCTGGACATTGGCGGTTATTCCTCCAGACCGGGCGCTACGGATATCTCGGCGGAAGAAGAAAAAGCGCGCGTTATACCGGCCATTGAAGCTATCCGGAAAGCGTTTCCGGGTACTATTCTGTCGATAGATACGTTCCGGGCCGAGGTAGCCGAAGCATCAGTTCAAGCGGGAGCTTCGATCATCAACGATATTTCGGGCGGTACCCTGGACGAAAACATGTTTGCGAAAGCGGCTGAATTAAAGGTGCCGTACATTTTAATGCACATGCGCGGCACGCCGCAAACCATGAAACAGTTAACCCACTACGATAATTTAATAGTAGAACTGGTTACCTATTTTGAGCAGAAAATAGCGCAACTCCGGGCTGCCGGCGTAGTAGATATTATTATAGACCCAGGCTTTGGCTTCGCTAAAAATACCGAGCAAAACTTTGCTTTGCTGCGCTCTTTGGCCGATTTGGATTTACTGGAGTTGCCGGTTTTGGTGGGTTTGTCGCGCAAATCGATGACGTATAAAACCCTGGGCATTGAAGCCTCGGAAGCCTTGCCGGGCACTATTGCCCTGAACACTATTGCCTTGTTACAAGGAGCAAGTATTTTGCGGGTACACGATGTAAAAGAAGCCGTGCAAACCATAAAACTGATAAGTAAAGTTGCAGGTTGA